GGTGAGCGTGGTGGTCGACGCGAAGGTCGGTGCGCCGCTCGCGGCCGTGCTCAGGTCGAGCTCGATCGCGTAGCTCACGTCACGAAGCAGTCCGGCACGGGTCCGCGCTTCGTCGCGCGTCAGGTTGGTTCCAGGCATATCGGCATCCTATGCACCTGACTGCATGTCGTGGTGAGGGTTTCCCCCAGACCTCGTTCTTTTTGTTGATCTTTGTATTGTTTAGCTATGACTGCCCCCGCTGAATTCTGGTTCGACCCGGCCTGCCCGTGGGCCTGGATGACGTCTCGCTGGATGCTCGAGGTCGAGCAGGTCCGCGACGTGAAGACGACCTGGCACGTGATGAGCCTGTCCGTCCTGAACGAGGACCGCCAGGAGCACGACGCCGGCTGGCACCGCCGGCTCGGCATCGTCCGGGTCCTGATCGCCGCCGAGCAGGCGCACGGCAACGAGGTGCTCCTGCCGCTGTACACCGCGCTCGGCGAGCGGATCCACGTCCAGGGCCGCGGGACCACCGGCTCCGACGGCGACGTGCTCGCCGAGGCGCTGGCCGAGGTCGGCCTGCCGGCCACGCTGCTGGAGGCCGCGGACACCGACAAGTACGACGACGCGCTGCGCAAGTCCCACAACGCCGGGATGGAACTGGTCGGCATGGAGGTCGGTACGCCGGTCATCGCCGTCGAGGGCGTCGCCTTCTTCGGCCCGGTCGTCACCCCCGCTCCGAAGGGCGAGGCGGCCGGCAAGTTGTGGGACGGCGTCCGCTTGGTCGCGGGCACCGACGGCTTCTTCGAGCTCAAGCGGACGCGCGACCGGAGCCCGTCCTTCGACTGAGACTTTCGGTCTCTCGTACAAGGGTTGAACGTTCGACTTCTGCGCGCGAAGGTTACCCACCAAGCATCTGACGTCGATGGTTAGTGGGTTCCCCTGTGCCTCCTCTGCGTGCTGACCTGTCCGCGGTTCTGACGACGAGTTCGGTGATGCTGACGGCCGGTGTCACCGTGCTCGACCGCGACACCGGACAGGTCACCGAGCAGCTGAATCCGGACCTGCCGTTCCGGTCCGCGTCGGTGGTCAAGCTGCTGGTGGTGCTCGACTTCCTGTGGGACCGCGGGACGGCGTACGAGATCCCTGCCGAGGACCGGGCCCGGCTCGAGGTGATGCTGCGCAGCAGCGACGACGACGCGGCCAGCTACTACTGGGACGAGCTCGGCGGCGGTGCGATCGTCGACCGGATGGTGCAGCGGCTCGGCCTGACCCACACGACGCGGCCGCCGGCCACGCACCCGGGCTTCTGGGGGTACGTCGCGATCACGGCCGCCGACACCGTCCGGATCTACCAGTACCTGCTGGACCAGGCTCCGGCACCGGTCCGGGAGTTCGTGATGGGCCAGCTGCACCAGCCGACCCGGTACGGGACCGACGGGTTCGACCAGTACTTCGGGATCGCGTCGGCGTTCAGCGGGGACTTCAGCATCAAGCAGGGCTGGTCCGGTTTCCTCGGGTCGGGCCGCTCCCGCGAGACCGACGCCGGCATCGATCTGACCAGCGAAGCGCTGCACACGACCGGCACGGTCGGACCGGGGGACCGGGCGATCGTTGCCGTCTACACGCTGCACCCGGTCGGTACGCCGTACGAGCAGGCCTATGCCGACGTCACCGAGCTGGTCCGGGCCCTGGACATCCCGGGCCCGGCGAAGCCCGGCGTCCCGGACGCCGGGTAGAGCTGCGAGACTCATGGCCATGCGAGTGCACATCGGCTCTGACCACGCCGGATTCGAACTGAAGAACCACCTGGTGCAGCACCTGACGGCTGCCGGGCACGACGTCGTCGACCACGGCCCGGCCGTGTACGACGCGGTGGACGACTATCCGCCGTTCTGCCTGCGGACGGCCGAGGCGGTGGTCCAGGACGACAGCAGCCTGGGCATCGTGATCGGTGGCTCCGGCAACGGCGAGCAGATCGCCGCGAACAAGGTGAAGGGAGTCCGGGCCGCGCTGGCCTGGAGCACCGAGACCGCCAAGCTCGGCCGCGAGCACAACAACGCGAACGTGATCAGCGTCGGCGCCCGGATGCACAGCACCGAGGAGTCGACCGGTTTCGTCGACACGTTCCTGGCCACCGACTACTCCGGCGAGGCGCGGCACACGCGCCGGATCGAGATGCTGGCCGGTTACGAGGAGACCGGCGAACTGCCGCCGCTGCCGGAATCCTCCTGAGTCTCCCGCGGTTGTTCCCGGTGAGGCCGGTCGTCGCGCGGCCGGGACACGTCCCGCGCCCGCATCGACCGGCCGATCCCGATCACGGTCGGAGTCGGAGCGCTCCGGCCCTTGCCCGCACCACCTGCTGACGTCGTCCCCATACGAGGAATCATGCCCGAAGGTCACACCCTGCACCGGCTGGCGAACGACGTCTGGGACGCGTTCGGTGGCCGGGTCGTCCGCGCGTCCAGCCCGCAGGGCCGGTTCGTCGACGGAGCCGCCCTGCTCGACGGGCGGGTGCTGCGGCACACCGAAGCCCACGGCAAGCACTTCCTGGCCGAGTTCGACGGCGGCGGCTGGCTGCACATCCACCTCGGGCTGATCGGCAAGGTCGACTTCGGGACGGCGCCGATCCCGGAACCGGTCGGCCAGGTCCGGTTGCGCTTGCAGAACGACGCGGCGTACGCCGACCTGCGCGGCGCGACGGTCTGCGAGGTGATGACCGACGGCGAACGCGAGGCGCTGATCGGGCGGCTCGGCCCCGACCCGTTGCGCGACGACCCCGATCCCGACCTGGCCTGGAAGCGGATCCAGCGCAGCAAGCTGCCGATCGGCCAGCTGCTGATGGACCAGGAAGTGCTGAGCGGCGTCGGCAACGTCTACCGCGCCGAGGTACTGTTCCGCGCCAAGCTGCACCCGATGACGCCGGGTCACCTGGTGAAGAAGCGCGAGTGGCAGGGCATGTGGACCGACCTGCTCGCGCTGATGAAGTACGGCGTGGAGACGGGCCGGATCGACACCGTCTCCGACGACCACACGCCGGAGGCGATGGGCCGCGATCCGCGCCGGGACGACCACGGCGGCGAGGTCTACGTGTACCGGCGTCAGGGGCAGCACTGCCACGTCTGCGACTCGGTGATCCGGACCGAGCTCCTGGCCGGACGCAACCTCTTCTGGTGCCCCAAGTGTCAGCGCACCGGCCTGACCCGGCGAGCACCGGTGAAGGCGCCGAAGAAGGCGCCGAAGAAGTCGATGGTGAAGAAGTAGTGACGATCTGATGCGCGGACCGGCCGGTGCCGTTATCTTCATCTCACCATGAGCGGCCGCGGCGGTTTCGCACGCCTGCGACGGGCCGGCCTGCGGGCTGCCCGGACGCTGGTTCGTCGTGCCCGCAAGTCGCATCCGCTGACGCTCCTCATGCTGCTCGGCGTCACGGTCGCGATCAGCGCGCTGTCGCTGTTCCTGCCGTCATTGATACCCACCGCGGCGCTGACTATTCCTCTGCTGCTGGGGGGATTGCTGCTGCGCTTCAAACCCCTGGTGGTGCTGACGTTCGTCGCGCTGGTGCTCGGTTCGTTCGTGATGTCCGAGCGTGCGGCCGGACTGCCGAAGGTCGGTCTCGTGGTGACGCTCGGCGTGGTCGGCTGGATCGTGCTGACCGGTGCGAAGGTGCGTAGCCGGCTGGGCGTCCAGGGCAGTCGGGGCGAGTCGATGCTGATCGAGCTGCGGGGCATGCTGACCGCCCAGGGCGTGCTGCCGCGGCTGCCGTCGGGGTGGCTGGCCGACGCGTCGATCCGGTCGGCCGGCGGCCAGTCGTTCTCGGGTGACTTCGTCGTCGCGGCGATGCGCGGCGAGGACCAGCTCGAGATCGCGCTCGTCGATGTCTCCGGCAAGGGAATCGATGCCGGGACGCGGGCACTGCTGCTGTCCGGCGCCTTCGGCGGCCTGCTCGGCGTCGTACCGGTCGAGGAGTTCCTCCCGGCCGCGAACCACTACGCCCGGCGGCAGGAGTGGGACGACGACTTCGCGACCGTCGTGCACGTGGCGATCGACCTGGGCACCGGCGAGTTCGAGGTCCGTACGGCGGGGCACCCACCGGCGATCCAGTTCGACTCGTGGTCCGGGCGCTGGACGACGCGGGACGCCGACGGGCCGTTGCTCGGGCTGGTCGAGACGCCGGAGTTCGCGGTGAACAAGGGTCAGCTCAAACTCGGCGACGCGCTCCTGCTCTACAGCGACGGGATGGTCGAGACCCCGCGCCGCGACATCGGCCTCGGGACGGATCGCCTGGCCGGCCACGCCGAACGCCTGGTCGCGCACGGCTTCGAGGGCGCCGCCGAGGAGCTGGTGGTCGAGATCGGCGGACCGGGCGACGACTCCGCGATCGTCGTGATCCACCGGCGGACGCACCCGTCCGAGGTCGCCGCCGACAGCTGTCCGGGGGCCGGTCGCAACCAGCCCGCGACACGTCGTCGTACGGCGACGCTTCGCACCGGGCGATCTGAGACCCCGGCCCTGTAGCGTGCTCCACCGTGACGACCGATGGGACGATTGACGAGACGCTGGACGGCATGAGCGCGCCGGACGTGTCGTTCGAGGAACTGGTCGCGACGATGCCGGAGTCCGTGCGGGAGGTCTTCCCGCCGGCGCGCTGGAAACTCGGCAAGCTGTGGGCGCTGGAGCTGCGGACCGAGCCGGTCGAGGTCGCCGACCTGGTCTGGATCTTCGACCTGCCGCTGTGGCAGCTCAACGGCGAACGCTTCAAGGTCACGCCGCACCAGGTCGCCGAGACGCCGATGAACTACCGCGACCACTACCAGCGGGTGATGGACGCCGACCTGGACTTCCCGATCCACCTGGTCGCGTACCGCGGGCGGCTCGTCGTACTGGACGGGATGCACCGGTTGCTGAAAGCCCACTTCCTGCGCCGGCGCTGGATCGAGGGCAAGATCCTGACCGCGGCGCAGCTGCAGGAGTGCGTCGGTCCTTAGGGGGTCGCTGCCTTGATCACTCGGGTCAGATTGCTGTGCAGTGACTCGAGTTCCTTCAGCGTCATGCCGAGCCGGTCGATGATCGCCGGCGGGATCTTCAGGGCTTCCTCGCGCAGCGCGCGGCCGGCCGGGGTCAGCTCGACGGCCAGTGAACGCTCGTCGCGCGGGTCGCGGCCGCGGGTCAGGTAGCCGGCGGCCTCAAGCCGCTTGAGCAGCGGCGACAGCGTGCCGGGGTCGAGCTGGAGCAGGTTGCTGAGCTGCTTCACCGAGAGCGGCGACTCCTCCCAGAGCGCCAGCATCACCAGGTACTGCGGGTGGGTGAGACCCATCGGGTCGAGCAGCGGGCGGTACAGCGCGATCACGCTGCGGGACGCCACGGCGAGCGCGAAGCAGACCTGACGGTCCAGCTGCAGCAGGTCGGCCTCTTCGGTCTGCGACACGGGTTTCTCCTTCGTGCGGTCTGGTCTACACTAACACTTGGTACACAAAGTATTGCCACACCAAGCGTTTGGAGCGTGGGATGAAGAACGAGGGGCTCAGCGTGTTCTACCGGATCCGGTGGCGGCTGACCTGGCTGTTGCTGCACGTGGCCGGCCCGGCGACCCTGCCGGACGCGCAGGACCCGCGCCGCCTGATGGAGCGCCAACGCGCGGCCAAGGTGGCCGCGGCCCGGCAGGCGCGCGAACAGCGGTCGGTGAGCAAGTAGTCACCTTGCGGGGGTACGGTGGGTGACATGTCATCCCAGAGTGAATACGCCCCCAGCACGAGCGACTGGGTTCGCGAGGCGGTCGAGAAGATCGACGCCACCGGGTCCACCGAGGCCGCCGGGTTCAACGGCATGGGCGTCGTGCTCATGACCATGATCGGCAACAAGTCCGGCAAGATCCGCAAGGTCCCGGTGATGCGGGTCGAGCACGACGGCGTGTACGTCGCGGTCGCCTCGCTCGGCGGCGCCCCGAAGAACCCGGTCTGGTACTACAACCTCAAGGCCGATCCGAACGTGACGGTCCAGGACGGCACCGAGACCAAGGAGTACGTCGCCCGCGAGATCGACGGCGCCGAGTACGACGAGTGGTGGCCGCGTTCGGTCGCGGCGTACCCGGACTACGCGGAGTACCAGAAGAAGACCACCCGCAAGATCCCGCAGTTCCTGCTCGAGCCGAAGAGCTAATAGCTCAGCAACACCATGCTGGACCCGGCGGCGATCTTCAGGACGCCGTCGGTGATCCAGAGGGCGCGGTAGGGGATTCCCGGGACGAGCAGTCCGAGTCCGGCGTTCAGGATGCAGAGCAGGCCGAGCAGTCCGCAGATCGGTCCGTGCGAGAACGCCAGGATCAGGAAGTGCACGCCGACCACCAGCAGGATCCACAGCCAGAACTCGCGCGAGGTCCGGTCCGGCACCTTGGCGACCACCAGGTTGACCAGGCCGACCTCGGCGACGATGCCGATGCCGAACGCGACGTACTGGTAGATCGCCGGGTAGCCGAGACCCTCGAAGATCGTCTTGGTGATCCCACCGACCATCATCACCAGGACGGCGAGCGCGGCCCCGGTGATCAGGCCCGGCAGGAACCAGCGCCGGCCGCCGACGCCACCGACCACCAGGCCGAGCCCGACCAGCA
The Kribbella italica DNA segment above includes these coding regions:
- a CDS encoding Fpg/Nei family DNA glycosylase, whose product is MPEGHTLHRLANDVWDAFGGRVVRASSPQGRFVDGAALLDGRVLRHTEAHGKHFLAEFDGGGWLHIHLGLIGKVDFGTAPIPEPVGQVRLRLQNDAAYADLRGATVCEVMTDGEREALIGRLGPDPLRDDPDPDLAWKRIQRSKLPIGQLLMDQEVLSGVGNVYRAEVLFRAKLHPMTPGHLVKKREWQGMWTDLLALMKYGVETGRIDTVSDDHTPEAMGRDPRRDDHGGEVYVYRRQGQHCHVCDSVIRTELLAGRNLFWCPKCQRTGLTRRAPVKAPKKAPKKSMVKK
- a CDS encoding nitroreductase family deazaflavin-dependent oxidoreductase, coding for MSSQSEYAPSTSDWVREAVEKIDATGSTEAAGFNGMGVVLMTMIGNKSGKIRKVPVMRVEHDGVYVAVASLGGAPKNPVWYYNLKADPNVTVQDGTETKEYVAREIDGAEYDEWWPRSVAAYPDYAEYQKKTTRKIPQFLLEPKS
- a CDS encoding PP2C family protein-serine/threonine phosphatase, which encodes MSGRGGFARLRRAGLRAARTLVRRARKSHPLTLLMLLGVTVAISALSLFLPSLIPTAALTIPLLLGGLLLRFKPLVVLTFVALVLGSFVMSERAAGLPKVGLVVTLGVVGWIVLTGAKVRSRLGVQGSRGESMLIELRGMLTAQGVLPRLPSGWLADASIRSAGGQSFSGDFVVAAMRGEDQLEIALVDVSGKGIDAGTRALLLSGAFGGLLGVVPVEEFLPAANHYARRQEWDDDFATVVHVAIDLGTGEFEVRTAGHPPAIQFDSWSGRWTTRDADGPLLGLVETPEFAVNKGQLKLGDALLLYSDGMVETPRRDIGLGTDRLAGHAERLVAHGFEGAAEELVVEIGGPGDDSAIVVIHRRTHPSEVAADSCPGAGRNQPATRRRTATLRTGRSETPAL
- a CDS encoding MarR family transcriptional regulator, which encodes MSQTEEADLLQLDRQVCFALAVASRSVIALYRPLLDPMGLTHPQYLVMLALWEESPLSVKQLSNLLQLDPGTLSPLLKRLEAAGYLTRGRDPRDERSLAVELTPAGRALREEALKIPPAIIDRLGMTLKELESLHSNLTRVIKAATP
- a CDS encoding DUF6609 family protein — translated: MDLITDFTGMAKTFPLMRGGGALLVLVGLGLVVGGVGGRRWFLPGLITGAALAVLVMMVGGITKTIFEGLGYPAIYQYVAFGIGIVAEVGLVNLVVAKVPDRTSREFWLWILLVVGVHFLILAFSHGPICGLLGLLCILNAGLGLLVPGIPYRALWITDGVLKIAAGSSMVLLSY
- a CDS encoding DsbA family protein → MTAPAEFWFDPACPWAWMTSRWMLEVEQVRDVKTTWHVMSLSVLNEDRQEHDAGWHRRLGIVRVLIAAEQAHGNEVLLPLYTALGERIHVQGRGTTGSDGDVLAEALAEVGLPATLLEAADTDKYDDALRKSHNAGMELVGMEVGTPVIAVEGVAFFGPVVTPAPKGEAAGKLWDGVRLVAGTDGFFELKRTRDRSPSFD
- a CDS encoding ribose-5-phosphate isomerase gives rise to the protein MRVHIGSDHAGFELKNHLVQHLTAAGHDVVDHGPAVYDAVDDYPPFCLRTAEAVVQDDSSLGIVIGGSGNGEQIAANKVKGVRAALAWSTETAKLGREHNNANVISVGARMHSTEESTGFVDTFLATDYSGEARHTRRIEMLAGYEETGELPPLPESS